Part of the Flavobacterium okayamense genome, CCAATTTAGACCATCTTTTTCTATCGCTTCTTTCCACTTTGCATCATCTTTATCTAAAGAAACGCCAATAATGTTTAAACCTTTTTCATGTAATTCGTTATACATAGCAACTACATTAGGATTTTCCATACGACAAGGTCCACACCAAGAAGCCCAAAAATCAATAATAGTTACTTTTCCTAATGATTCTTTTAACGAAATTGTTTTACCATCTGGAGAAGGAGCTGAAAAATCAGGGGCTTTTTGTCCAACTTCTACTGAAGTAATAGCGTCTATTAGTTTTTTAACACGTTTACCGCTTTTTGAATTTTTTACATTATCGGTTAAACTGTTAAAATATGTTTGAATTTTAGACACCTCTAAAGATTGTTGATTTATAAAGTTTTCAACTAATAAAGCCGATAAAATTGCATTGTTGTTTTTTGAAACAAAATCTTCAGAAAAAGTATTTAATTCATTTTGAAAAGCATCATGTTTTTCCATTATAGCATTTATGGTAACGGTATCTTTATTTTGTTGCGCTTCTCTCATTTTTTGTAAATTTTCTTTTTGAAATTTTACTAACTTTTCACCAACTTCATTGGACTTTTTATTGAAATCTGAAAGTAAATCGTTGTTATAAGTTCCTGTTACAGTTGACTTGTAAACGCTATCTTTAACATAGTTAACATTAATATTCCCTTCTTCCAAGAAAAAAGGCATTGAACCATCCATGTCAAATTTAATATATGCTAAATCAACATCTTTAACTTCTCCTTTAAATTCAAATTTCCCATTGGTAACAACAGCCGTATCAATTGAAGTTGGTACATTTTTTTCATCCATAATTTGGATAAAAACTTTTTTACCATTTTCTATACCATTAGCTGTACCAGAAATATCATAACCATTTTTTGTTTGGTTACAAGAAATAATAACTATTGCAAGAGCAATCGTACTTAATAATTTTTTCATTCTATTGTTTTAATTAGTTACAAAAATATTTAAAAAAAACACTTTTAAAAATGTATTTATTATTAATTTTTTCATAAAAAAATCAGACACTAAGGTCTGATTTTAAATTATCAATTAAAATTTATATTATTTTAAAGTTGAAGGACAAACATAATTTGTGAGTGGAATATTAGTATTTCTAATTCCTGACATACCTTTTTCAACATTTATCATATTATGATAACCTCTAGCTTTCATAATAGATGCCCAAATTACTGAACGATAACCACCTGCACAATGCACATAAAATGTATCTTCTTTTGGTATTTCAGCTAAATGGTCATTTATATAATCTAAAGGAATGTTTGTAGCTTTTTCAACTCTTTCTGC contains:
- a CDS encoding TlpA disulfide reductase family protein; translated protein: MKKLLSTIALAIVIISCNQTKNGYDISGTANGIENGKKVFIQIMDEKNVPTSIDTAVVTNGKFEFKGEVKDVDLAYIKFDMDGSMPFFLEEGNINVNYVKDSVYKSTVTGTYNNDLLSDFNKKSNEVGEKLVKFQKENLQKMREAQQNKDTVTINAIMEKHDAFQNELNTFSEDFVSKNNNAILSALLVENFINQQSLEVSKIQTYFNSLTDNVKNSKSGKRVKKLIDAITSVEVGQKAPDFSAPSPDGKTISLKESLGKVTIIDFWASWCGPCRMENPNVVAMYNELHEKGLNIIGVSLDKDDAKWKEAIEKDGLNWNHVSNLKFWQDPIAEMYNVKAIPATFILDANGVIVARDLRGAELKAKVEELLNK